The following is a genomic window from Serratia ficaria.
CACCGCCGAGAACGGCAGGTCCAACGCCACCAGCGGCATCATCGCCCAGCTGGTATTGTCGTCTTTCAGCATGTCTACGCTGGCGCGGGTGCCGGGATAGTAGCCCTGATTCGGGCCGGTATGACTCATCACGCTGGAGCAACCGCTGGTCGCCAACAGCATGCAGCTGGTCGCTATCACTTTTATCGTTGTCATTGATCCATCCTGCAGGGTTGCTGTGCCCCTAAAATTTCCTGATTTATAACATCCCGTCGATGTTTTAAAAGAAGCAAAGTCCCGCTCT
Proteins encoded in this region:
- a CDS encoding YceK/YidQ family lipoprotein, with the protein product MTTIKVIATSCMLLATSGCSSVMSHTGPNQGYYPGTRASVDMLKDDNTSWAMMPLVALDLPFSAVVDTVLLPYDYLRSGSDGTADSPKARILRGEEQNLAATGNPGQGADTTPH